Below is a genomic region from Thermococcus sp..
TAGCCGAGCTCGAACATCGGACAGACGCGCTGTTTGACGTCACCGCCTTCGTCGATGACGAGAACGCTTAGATTACTCTTCTCTGCAAGCTCGTAAGCCGCGAAAAGGCCGGCAGGTCCGGCGCCGATAATCACAACATCATAGAACCTTCCGCTTCCTTCGCCGGAAACCATATTTCCCTTGCCGAGTTCTATGGCTTTGCCCTTAAAAAGCTTTTGGCAAGTTTTTGGTTAATTATGGGCTATTTTTATCCTAAGTTTAACTTGTTTATGCCAATAGCGGACCGAAGCCTTTAATACCTCCCACGGGAACTCTCAAAGATGTGATACAATGGAGCGTCCGCTGAGGGTTAAGGCCAAGAAGGCGAGGGTTCTTCACACGAAGAAAAAGCTCCTCCAGCTCAAGAGGAGGGAGGAGCTAAGCCACAACATCCGCTACATAGAGAAGGTTCCCGTTGAGATAGTCATGGACAGGGACTTCGTCAGGGTTAGGCCCGAGGACTCTCTGGCGACTTTGATTGGCCTTTTGAGGGGTGAAGAAAGCTCGGCAGTTGTGGTCGATGACTCGGGAAGGCTAGTTGGCTTCGTCACGGTGAAGGACATACTCCACCTCTTCGCTCCGTTAAGGCACCACTCCGTCGTCGGCCTCTCGCTTCTCAAACGCTACGCCGTCAACAGGGCCACCCGCGTGGGGGACATAATGGTGACAAGGCCGATAACGGTTAACGCCGGGGACACACTTGGACACGCGATAAGCGTCATGCTTGAGAGCGGGAAGCATCACCTTCCGGTTGTTGATGACTCTGGAAGGGCCGTTGGCCTGCTTGAGGTCAAGGACATAATACGTCTCATAAGGCTCGTCTCGCTGTGAGGTGTTGGCATGGACCCGTTCCTTGAGCTGGCCTTAATCCTCGTAACAGCAAAGCTCTCCGGTTACCTGAGCTCCAGAGTGGGTCTCCCGGCGGCAATGGGCCAGATACTCGGTGGAATCATCATCGGGGCGAGTTTTCTTGATTTGGTTGCCTACGATGAGGGCGTAAGGCTGATTTCGGACATAGGCGTTGTCATGCTACTCTTTCTTGCCGGACTTGAGACGGACATCGAGGAGTTCAGGCGCGTGGGTTTTCCTTCCTTCGTGATCGCTTCCCTTGGTGTCGTAGTTCCCTTCCTCTTCGGTTACCTCCTGGCAGTTGAGTGGGGTTACCCAAAAATGGAGGCCCTCTTCCTCGGTGGCGTCATGACGGCAACGAGCGTCAGCTTAACCGCCAACGTGCTCCTTGAGATGAAACGCCTCCGCTCCAAGGTCGGCTCGACGATTCTGGCGGCGGCAGTTGTTGATGACGTTCTCGGCATAGTAATCCTTACAATTCTCGTGGCCATGAGCACCAAAGGAACCGTCTCGCCGGCTGATGTCGGGATTATACTCGCCGAGGTTTCGGCGTTCTTTCTCCTCAGCTATCTCCTTGGTAGAGGGGTTGTAAAGAGGGTTCTCCGCTCGTCCCACCGGATAAACCTTCCCGAGACCGTGACGAGTGTCGCGATAGTTATAATGCTCCTCTTTGCCTACCTCGCGGAGCGCTTTGAGATAGCGGCCATAACGGGTTCCTACCTTGCTGGGGTTCTCGTTGCGGGAAGCGAGGATGCTAAAAAGATAACTGACAAGATGATAACCCTTGGTTATTCCCTCTTCATCCCGGTCTTTCTCGTGGGTGTTGGAGCGGAAACCGATGTCAGGGTTCTCCTGGTGGCTGGTTCCTTCACGCTCATATACTCTTTCCTCGCGGTAATTGGAAAGGTTCTGGGCTGTGGGGCCGGGGCTATTCTCACGGGCTTCAGAAAACTGGAGGCCCTCCAGATAGGGGTTGGAATGATTCCGAGAATGGAGGTTGGTCTTATAATGGCCAACATAGGCCTTGCCGAGGGCGTTTTAACTCCTGAAAGTTTTTCCATAGCGATAGCGATGGTCCTCGTCACGACCCTCGTCACTCCTCCGTTGCTGAAGGTTGTTTTCTCGGCTGGTCGTTGATGCTCTTATATTACAGTGTTTCGTAATTTATGTTATAATCTCAACTTTAGAGCAAAAATTTAGTTATAAACTTTTAAATATTTGTTCAATAACCCGATTATTGGAGGTGATGGCATGGATGCAGAACTCGTGTGCGGACTCTTACTCGTGATGAGGATTTCTGAGAGGGATATCTTAAAAGCAATAAAGCAAACGCGCCTTCGGCGTGGTGTGTCCCGCCTGCAGTTCAGTGGAGGTAACTAAGTTAGGTTATATTACGAGAGATGGCTTTAAAGTCCGGCGCTTTCGATGCAGGCAATGTGGCAGGACTTTCACGGAGCTTGATGGAACACCTTTCAAGGGAGTTCATAACCCAAAGGCTCTCGTGGCAGTGGCATATCTCCGTCTCAGGGCTGGTTTGGGCGAGTCTAGCATAGCAAAGCTACTCGGGATTCCTTATTCAACTGTCAGAAGACTCTCCAAGCGCGCGATGGAGCACAGAGATTTCATGAATCAATTGCTGGGTGTGTTGTTGGATGTTCGCTCTGAGGATTTGTGTTAAGAATACTGTTTAGTTTTTTACTCTCCCTTCTTCGCTTTGACCTCTGTATGCTTGAGGTTTTCGGTTTTCTACTGCAGCTGTTGGGTTTTAACACGATTTGAACTTTGAATCTGTCGCATTTTTGAACTTGTGCTAATAGTTAATATTACGAAGGGGTTAAAAGGGTACTGGAGTAAATCCTTGATACTTCTAGAGGAGAATAATTGTGAGAAGAGCGTCTACCATTGTTTCTCTTATGAGTGTCTTACTTATAAGTGTCTTAACTGTGGCTTAAGCTCTTTCGTGAAAATGGGTGTTGTTATCAAAGCCAGTGGTCTCAGGATTCAGCATTTCAGATGCATGGTCTGTGGGAGAACCTTTACCGAACTGGAGGGAACGCCTCTAGAGGGGTTTCACGACATTCGTTTTGCCCTCGTAGTTGCTTATCTTTATCTATGCCTCTGAATGGAACCCGGAACAATAACAAGAGCGACAGTGCATTTGTATTCGACTGTAATAAGGCTCGTTACAAGAATAAAAATGAAAAAATTTTCAAAGAATTGCTTGTTTTTCACTTGGTGTTACATTAGGAACGGATTGTTACTTTAGATGACAATTTTTGTTGGACCCAGCTAGGGATTTATTTTGTTCAACATTATGTGTCTTAGTCCTTCTGCTAGAGGTTAGGATTTCAATATTTTAAAGATTCAGTTTCGAATCCTTAAACATTTTTTAGAAGTATTGTTTATGTGTTTTATTTTGTAAAATTTTTAGTTAGTTTTGGAAATTGTTGTGAAATTTTTATAACAATAGTATACAAAAATACTTAAAAATGTTACCCTTATATTAAAAATCATCACAAATGGAGGGGGATGTGGGGTGGGAATCGCAGAGATAGTGATGAACCGAAGGACTAGCGCCCTAGTTGAGCACACCTCTGAGGACATAGTAGGCTATGTGTTTTTCAAGTTCCTACGCGGAATCATAGACTATTACGATGGTTCAATGGACATAGTGGTAACGGATTTTGTTGATTCTCTGCCAGTGTACCTTCATCAGGCCGAGCTTCTTGGCTTGGACGTTGACTTTATAGGCAACATCTCAGTCATCAAAGTTGGAGGCAAAATAAACGTTGGAAACGTTCTCTACAAGGTGCCAATATCCCCGTATCCAGTTTACAAGACCCGCTATGAGGATGCACTGTCCAAGATAGTTGAGAGCAGAGCCGGTAGGGTTCAGCTCAACGTCCAGCTAGGAATTGAGATGGTCATGAATCTCTTTGACAGAAAGGAGCTGATTGAGCAAATACATGACATCGGGCGTCAGATAATCCAGAACAAGGACGTTATCAACGTGGTATTTGTCAATGTTGAGGCCGTTGAAAGGGCCTCCTCTGAGGCTCTGCCCCTCTTGAGGGTCATGTTTCCTTTGGTCTTTCAGCTTAGGGGCGGAGGGGAGACGTTTACCGTTAGGAAGAGCGTCTTTCCAAGACTCAGGGGAATAAGCGGGGAGGTATGAGTCGTGAACTTCAGGAGGAAACTTTTCCTTTCCATTGCCCTCCCCCTTGTTCTTGTGCTTATCAGTGCAATCCTCACCCAGCAGTTTGCCGTGAGAGAGCTCACGAGGTCTTTGGTGTCGTCCGGAGCCTCTGTGCAATTTGCCCTCAACTCCCACGAGCGTGTTCTCTGGATGAGCGTTGGAGTAATGGCTCTCACTGCCCTCGCCTCTGGTGGGATGGCTTATAGGTTAATGAGTTCTGTTCTTGAGCCCGTTGTAGAGGTAACGCGTGTTGCAGGTGCAATATCTGAGGGCAGGCTTAAAGAGGCGGAGAGAATGATAGAGAGAATCAGTTATCGTGAGAGAGATGAGATAGGCAGACTCCTTGATGCATTTAGAGTCATCTCAACCGATGTCCTTGAGACGCTTGAGCTCATCGCAGAGAGAATGGAGAAACTTGCCGAGGGTGACGTTTCAGAAGAGCTGACGGCCCACGCCAAGGGTGACTTTGAAGAAATCCTCAACTCAATGCGCTCCGCGATTGGAAACATGAAGAATCTTATGGTAACCGTTAAGGAGCTCGCCATGACCCTTGAAAACCGGGCTGATGAGCTCACTAGGATTACATCTGAGATAAGCGAGGCCGTTAACCAGGTCGCGGAGGCAATAAGTCAGGTTAGTGTTGAGGCCCAGAGACAGCAAGAGAGTATAACTATGGTGATGGACAGCGTTAATCTAACGGCTGGTCTGACCAGGAAGACCCTAGATGCAGTTGAAGAGTTCAGCGATGTTGTCAATGAAGTCCTCACCATAGCACGCGAGGGTGAGGAAAAGGGTGATAAAGCAATCTCTCAGATTGAGCAAATCCAGAGTTCGATGCGTGCCATAAGCGAGGCCGTTTCAGAGGTCGCCGACAGGAGTAGGCGGATTGACGAGATAATTAATGCCATCAGTGCCATCGCGGAGCAGACAAATCTTCTGGCGCTTAACGCGGCTGTTGAAGCCGCCCGGGCAGGAGAGCTTGGGAAGGGTTTTGCGGTCGTTGCAGATGAGATTAGAAAACTTGCAGAGGAGAGTAAGCAGGCGGCGGAGCGAATAAAGAGTATAGTCAGCGAGATTCAGGATAAAGTAGAGAACGCCGTCGTTGAGACAAGGAATGGCTCAAAGGTGATAGAAGAGTCTGTTGACTTCCTGAGGGAGACAGTGGGTTATCTAGTAAACATTGGTGAACTCTTGGGGGATGTAGAGGAGCGCTTCTCTGAGCTCAAGTCTGAGATAGAAAAGACAAGCGAAGAAGTGGAAGAAGCCAAAAATGCTCTTGAAAACCTCGCCGCGAGTGCTGAGGAAACTACAGCCAGCGCTCAGCAGGTCAGTGCGAGCGCCCAGGAGCAGGCTGCTGCCTTAGAAGAAGTCAAACGAAACATCATTGATTTAAGAAGAATAGTTAGTGAGTTGAGAAATACTGTAGATTTTATTCGGGTGGAGGGCTGAGATATGGAACATGTATTTGAAATGGATGTTATTGGGGAGCTCATCATAGGTAGCTTGGAAAATGGTTCTGTAACTTCTATTCTCTATGATGCATACTCTCTAGGATGGGTACTCGGCTTTGAGGTCTTTAGAATATTGTTGGAAGAGGGTTTTTTTGGGGTTATTCACAACTACTCTCTCCCAGTTCCAAGGCTCGTTTCCCGAGCTTCGTTCATGGGACTAAACATTACAGAGCTTTCTAAAAAGAACTCCCTGAGAATAATCGATGTGTTCGGGTCCCGTTATGGCATACCAATATCCGACCCTTACGTTATTAGAGTGGATAACCCTAGTGAAGACACACTAACACCAAAAATTGAAAGAGTATACCAAAATAATATCTATCCGATTTCGGGGAGTAGAAGGATAATAAAGCTAATTTATACTCTTGATGGGACGGTTGTAATGTTTGGTGAAAAACCAACGCTTAGGCTTCTCAACTCTGAGGTCGCTTTCCTTGCTAGGGAATCTGTCAGTCGGAAAATTTCAACGATACTTCTCCTCAATACTGACGTTGTCTCAGAACGTCTCGTGGCTTGGGTTTCCAGTATATCTGATACGATGGTTGCTTTCAGGTCGAGTATAAAAGATGACGTTCTTGTGGAACGGATGCTTATACTCAAAACACCAAGTCCAAGCTTTGAACCTATGACATATGAATTTAGGATATCCACAGAGAATGGAAGGGCACATAATCTTCACTTTGAGAGGCTTAATTAGCTCGGCCAACCGAGTGCTCATCACGACTCAGCCAGTGCCGGTTTCGTCATCGCCTTTAAAAGTTGGCATATCTTTTTAAATCGCTTTCCCCAGATTCCACCATGAGCGAGCTTTCCACGATACTCAGCTCTGCACTGCTCATGCTAATCATGATAGACCCGAGCGATAAGATACTTCTGGTTACGTTTCTCCGCGAGGACTTCCACATAGAGGATATAAAGGCCCTCATAATCCGGGCGAACCTCATAGGTTTCCTCCTTCTGGCAACCTTCGCGATAGCGGGTCAGATAATCCTTCAGGAGATTTTTCACATCAACATAAACGCCCTGAAGGTAGCGGGTGGCTTCGTTCTCTTCAAGATAGGTCTTGAGGCCCTCGAAGGCGGTGGAATGTTCACCCTCAAGAGGGAGAGGGACATACTGGCTCTGGCGGCGGTTCCAGTAGCGATGCCCCTCATAGCCGGTCCAGCGGCCATAACCGCGGTAATTACACTCACCGCAGAATACGGCTACGTTGTTTCCCTCTCCGCTACGGCCATAGCGATAGCGCT
It encodes:
- a CDS encoding DUF257 family protein, which produces MGIAEIVMNRRTSALVEHTSEDIVGYVFFKFLRGIIDYYDGSMDIVVTDFVDSLPVYLHQAELLGLDVDFIGNISVIKVGGKINVGNVLYKVPISPYPVYKTRYEDALSKIVESRAGRVQLNVQLGIEMVMNLFDRKELIEQIHDIGRQIIQNKDVINVVFVNVEAVERASSEALPLLRVMFPLVFQLRGGGETFTVRKSVFPRLRGISGEV
- a CDS encoding MarC family protein — its product is MSELSTILSSALLMLIMIDPSDKILLVTFLREDFHIEDIKALIIRANLIGFLLLATFAIAGQIILQEIFHININALKVAGGFVLFKIGLEALEGGGMFTLKRERDILALAAVPVAMPLIAGPAAITAVITLTAEYGYVVSLSATAIAIALVAISMFIALYMMKSVNKTLLSVTIRIIGLFIMAIGAQMMVEGVVGIYLLMTSAG
- a CDS encoding CBS domain-containing protein, translating into MERPLRVKAKKARVLHTKKKLLQLKRREELSHNIRYIEKVPVEIVMDRDFVRVRPEDSLATLIGLLRGEESSAVVVDDSGRLVGFVTVKDILHLFAPLRHHSVVGLSLLKRYAVNRATRVGDIMVTRPITVNAGDTLGHAISVMLESGKHHLPVVDDSGRAVGLLEVKDIIRLIRLVSL
- a CDS encoding cation:proton antiporter, whose product is MDPFLELALILVTAKLSGYLSSRVGLPAAMGQILGGIIIGASFLDLVAYDEGVRLISDIGVVMLLFLAGLETDIEEFRRVGFPSFVIASLGVVVPFLFGYLLAVEWGYPKMEALFLGGVMTATSVSLTANVLLEMKRLRSKVGSTILAAAVVDDVLGIVILTILVAMSTKGTVSPADVGIILAEVSAFFLLSYLLGRGVVKRVLRSSHRINLPETVTSVAIVIMLLFAYLAERFEIAAITGSYLAGVLVAGSEDAKKITDKMITLGYSLFIPVFLVGVGAETDVRVLLVAGSFTLIYSFLAVIGKVLGCGAGAILTGFRKLEALQIGVGMIPRMEVGLIMANIGLAEGVLTPESFSIAIAMVLVTTLVTPPLLKVVFSAGR
- a CDS encoding methyl-accepting chemotaxis protein, which encodes MNFRRKLFLSIALPLVLVLISAILTQQFAVRELTRSLVSSGASVQFALNSHERVLWMSVGVMALTALASGGMAYRLMSSVLEPVVEVTRVAGAISEGRLKEAERMIERISYRERDEIGRLLDAFRVISTDVLETLELIAERMEKLAEGDVSEELTAHAKGDFEEILNSMRSAIGNMKNLMVTVKELAMTLENRADELTRITSEISEAVNQVAEAISQVSVEAQRQQESITMVMDSVNLTAGLTRKTLDAVEEFSDVVNEVLTIAREGEEKGDKAISQIEQIQSSMRAISEAVSEVADRSRRIDEIINAISAIAEQTNLLALNAAVEAARAGELGKGFAVVADEIRKLAEESKQAAERIKSIVSEIQDKVENAVVETRNGSKVIEESVDFLRETVGYLVNIGELLGDVEERFSELKSEIEKTSEEVEEAKNALENLAASAEETTASAQQVSASAQEQAAALEEVKRNIIDLRRIVSELRNTVDFIRVEG